The following coding sequences lie in one Nocardioides sambongensis genomic window:
- the leuC gene encoding 3-isopropylmalate dehydratase large subunit, translating into MGKTLAEKVWDEHVVRSTPGEPDLLYIDLHLIHEVTSPQAFDGLRLAGRKVRRPDLTLATEDHNVPTLDWDKPIADPVSKTQVDTLRRNAEEFGVRLHPLGDVEQGIVHVVGPQLGLTQPGMTIVCGDSHTSTHGAFGAIAFGIGTSEVEHVLATQTLPQAKPRTMAVTVNGSLPEGVTAKDLVLTLIAHTGTGGGQGYIVEYRGQAIEELSMEGRMTVCNMSIEWGAKAGMIAPDDTTFDYIEGKPEAPKGADWDAAVEHWRSLRTDDDAVFDKEIVLDAGEMTPFVTWGTNPGQGVPLGANVPDPADFEDATDQLATEKALEYMGLTAGTPMREIQVDTVFVGSCTNGRIEDLRLAAEVIEGHRVAEGTRLLVVPGSVRVRMQAEAEGLDKIFLAAGAEWRGAGCSMCLGMNPDQLTPGERSASTSNRNFEGRQGKGGRTHLVSIPVAAATAVRGTLSSPADLVPAGV; encoded by the coding sequence ATGGGCAAGACCCTGGCGGAGAAGGTGTGGGACGAGCACGTCGTCCGGTCGACCCCCGGAGAGCCGGACCTCCTCTACATCGACCTCCACCTCATCCACGAGGTGACCAGTCCGCAGGCCTTCGACGGCCTCCGCCTGGCCGGTCGCAAGGTCCGTCGGCCCGACCTCACCCTGGCCACCGAGGACCACAACGTGCCGACCCTCGACTGGGACAAGCCGATCGCCGACCCGGTCAGCAAGACGCAGGTCGACACCCTGCGGCGCAACGCCGAGGAGTTCGGCGTCCGGCTGCACCCGCTCGGCGACGTCGAGCAGGGCATCGTGCACGTGGTCGGCCCGCAGCTGGGCCTGACCCAGCCCGGGATGACGATCGTGTGCGGCGACTCGCACACCTCCACCCACGGCGCCTTCGGGGCGATCGCCTTCGGCATCGGCACCTCCGAGGTGGAGCACGTGCTGGCCACCCAGACCCTGCCCCAGGCCAAGCCCAGGACCATGGCCGTGACCGTCAACGGCAGCCTCCCCGAGGGCGTCACCGCGAAGGACCTGGTGCTCACCCTGATCGCCCACACCGGCACCGGTGGTGGGCAGGGATACATCGTCGAATACCGTGGCCAGGCCATCGAGGAGCTCTCGATGGAGGGCCGGATGACGGTGTGCAACATGTCCATCGAGTGGGGTGCGAAGGCCGGCATGATCGCGCCCGACGACACCACCTTCGACTACATCGAGGGCAAGCCCGAGGCGCCGAAGGGCGCCGACTGGGACGCTGCCGTCGAGCACTGGCGCAGCCTGCGCACCGACGACGACGCCGTCTTCGACAAGGAGATCGTGCTCGACGCGGGCGAGATGACCCCCTTCGTCACCTGGGGCACCAACCCCGGCCAGGGAGTCCCGCTCGGCGCGAACGTGCCGGACCCGGCCGACTTCGAGGACGCCACCGACCAGCTCGCCACCGAGAAGGCCCTGGAGTACATGGGTCTGACCGCCGGCACCCCGATGCGCGAGATCCAGGTCGACACGGTCTTCGTCGGCTCGTGCACCAACGGCCGGATCGAGGACCTGCGGCTCGCCGCCGAGGTGATCGAGGGCCACCGGGTCGCCGAGGGCACCCGCCTGCTGGTCGTCCCCGGGTCGGTCCGGGTGCGGATGCAGGCAGAGGCCGAAGGTCTGGACAAGATCTTCCTCGCCGCCGGCGCGGAGTGGCGGGGAGCCGGGTGCTCGATGTGCCTCGGCATGAACCCCGACCAGCTCACCCCCGGCGAGCGCAGCGCCTCCACCTCCAACCGCAACTTCGAAGGACGGCAGGGCAAGGGTGGGCGCACCCACCTGGTCTCGATCCCGGTCGCCGCGGCGACCGCGGTCCGCGGCACGCTGTCCTCGCCCGCCGACCTCGTGCCCGCAGGAGTCTGA
- the leuD gene encoding 3-isopropylmalate dehydratase small subunit — protein MDKFTTHTGVGVPLRRSNVDTDQIIPAVYLKRVTRTGFEDGLFAAWRNDPGFVLNDPTYAQGSVLVAGPDFGTGSSREHAVWALQNYGFKVVISARFADIFRGNSGKAGLVAAQVDEKVVQRLWTYLEDNPGGEITVDLDAKTVRTADGSVEDSFDIDDYTRWRLLEGLDDIGITLGHDADIASYESTRPNWKPVTQHA, from the coding sequence ATGGACAAGTTCACCACCCACACCGGCGTCGGAGTCCCGCTGCGGCGCAGCAACGTCGACACCGACCAGATCATCCCGGCGGTCTACCTCAAGCGGGTCACCCGCACGGGGTTCGAGGACGGACTCTTCGCGGCCTGGCGCAACGACCCGGGCTTCGTGCTCAACGACCCCACCTATGCGCAGGGCTCCGTGCTCGTCGCAGGACCGGACTTCGGCACCGGGTCTTCGCGCGAGCACGCGGTCTGGGCGCTGCAGAACTACGGCTTCAAGGTCGTCATCTCGGCACGGTTCGCCGACATCTTCCGGGGCAACTCCGGCAAGGCCGGTCTGGTCGCGGCGCAGGTCGACGAGAAGGTCGTCCAGCGGCTGTGGACCTACCTGGAGGACAACCCCGGCGGCGAGATCACCGTCGACCTGGACGCCAAGACGGTCCGCACCGCCGACGGCTCGGTCGAGGACAGCTTCGACATCGACGACTACACGCGCTGGCGGCTGCTGGAGGGCCTGGACGACATCGGGATCACCCTCGGGCACGACGCCGACATCGCGTCGTACGAGAGCACACGACCGAACTGGAAGCCGGTGACGCAGCACGCCTGA
- a CDS encoding HU family DNA-binding protein, whose product MNKTQLVDALAERFDGNRKAAANALDAVLDTITRQVAKGEKVAITGFGSFEKAVRNARYVRNPQTGERIKTKKKSVPKFTAGADLKNVISGAKKLPPVPKAAKKAASAATAPAKAAAKKVTAPAKKATKSATKPAAKKAPAKTAAKKAPAKKAPAKTAAKKAPAKKAPAKTAAKKAPAKKAPAKTAAKKAPAKTAAKKAPAKKSTAKKSTAKKS is encoded by the coding sequence GTGAACAAGACACAGTTGGTCGACGCGCTCGCCGAGCGTTTCGACGGGAACCGCAAGGCCGCGGCCAATGCGCTCGACGCTGTTCTCGACACCATCACCCGCCAGGTCGCGAAGGGCGAGAAGGTCGCGATCACCGGGTTCGGATCGTTCGAGAAGGCGGTCCGCAACGCGCGCTACGTCCGCAACCCGCAGACCGGCGAGCGGATCAAGACCAAGAAGAAGTCCGTTCCGAAGTTCACCGCCGGAGCCGATCTGAAGAACGTCATCTCCGGGGCCAAGAAGCTCCCGCCGGTGCCGAAGGCCGCGAAGAAGGCCGCCAGCGCGGCGACCGCTCCGGCCAAGGCCGCCGCCAAGAAGGTCACGGCGCCGGCGAAGAAGGCGACCAAGTCGGCGACGAAGCCCGCGGCCAAGAAGGCGCCCGCGAAGACCGCGGCGAAGAAGGCGCCCGCGAAGAAGGCGCCGGCCAAGACCGCGGCGAAGAAGGCGCCCGCCAAGAAGGCGCCGGCCAAGACCGCGGCGAAGAAGGCGCCGGCCAAGAAGGCACCGGCCAAGACCGCAGCGAAGAAGGCCCCCGCCAAGACCGCAGCCAAGAAGGCACCGGCCAAGAAGTCGACCGCCAAGAAGTCGACCGCGAAGAAGTCCTGA
- the cofC gene encoding 2-phospho-L-lactate guanylyltransferase translates to MSQRFVVLVPVKSPGTGKSRLVGVPDRAALAAAFATDLVRACLVTDRVDRVLVTTDDPAFAESLAALGADTTEDPGAGLNAALRAAAADARTRWPMLHPVAVLADIPSLRPTDLAVALTAVDEHHGTACFLADADGTGTVLYAAPAASFAPRFGPGSAQAHRADGCEEITGALPSLRRDVDDPASLAAALDLGVGPATRAALAR, encoded by the coding sequence GTGTCGCAGCGGTTCGTGGTCCTGGTCCCGGTGAAGTCCCCGGGCACCGGCAAGTCTCGCCTGGTCGGTGTGCCCGACCGCGCGGCGCTGGCGGCCGCCTTCGCCACCGACCTGGTGCGCGCCTGCCTGGTCACCGATCGGGTCGACCGGGTCCTGGTGACCACCGACGATCCGGCCTTCGCGGAGTCCCTGGCAGCGCTGGGCGCCGACACCACCGAGGATCCGGGGGCCGGGCTCAACGCCGCATTGCGCGCGGCCGCCGCCGATGCCCGCACCCGGTGGCCGATGCTCCACCCGGTGGCCGTCCTGGCCGACATCCCGTCACTGCGCCCGACCGATCTCGCCGTGGCGCTGACCGCGGTCGACGAACACCACGGGACCGCCTGCTTCCTCGCCGACGCCGACGGCACCGGCACGGTCCTGTACGCCGCACCCGCTGCCTCGTTCGCGCCCCGCTTCGGCCCCGGCTCGGCGCAGGCCCACCGGGCCGACGGATGCGAGGAGATCACGGGTGCGCTGCCCTCGTTGCGCCGCGACGTCGACGACCCCGCCTCGCTGGCCGCGGCACTCGACCTGGGAGTGGGTCCGGCGACGCGGGCGGCGCTGGCGCGCTGA
- a CDS encoding lysophospholipid acyltransferase family protein, with translation MTVRDLTEKRGWTFNVAVPIVKPVLLATTRREWVNGEGIPATGGFILALNHISHLDPLTAAHLVYDHGRLPRYLAKSGLFKNKALGHFLRAAGQIPVERDSRGAVGAYSAAVQAIRDGKCVVIYPEATITRDPDMWPMRGKSGAARIALETGCPVIPVGQWGAHEVLPPYTTRPHVAPRHTIRMRVGEPVQLEDLAARERTPEVVNEATDRILAAITHQLELIRGESAPVERYDMRLHGDRFKKKDGGK, from the coding sequence GTGACGGTACGAGACCTGACGGAGAAGCGAGGCTGGACGTTCAACGTCGCCGTGCCGATCGTGAAGCCGGTGCTGCTCGCTACCACCCGTCGGGAGTGGGTCAACGGGGAGGGGATCCCCGCGACGGGCGGCTTCATCCTCGCCCTCAACCACATCTCGCACCTGGACCCGTTGACCGCGGCACACCTGGTCTATGACCACGGACGGCTGCCGCGCTACCTCGCGAAGTCGGGCCTGTTCAAGAACAAGGCGCTGGGGCACTTCCTGCGCGCGGCCGGCCAGATCCCGGTCGAGCGGGACTCCCGTGGCGCGGTGGGGGCGTACTCGGCCGCGGTGCAGGCCATCCGCGACGGCAAGTGCGTGGTGATCTACCCCGAGGCCACGATCACCCGGGACCCCGACATGTGGCCGATGCGCGGGAAGTCCGGCGCGGCGCGAATCGCGCTGGAGACCGGGTGCCCGGTGATCCCGGTGGGGCAGTGGGGCGCGCACGAGGTGCTGCCGCCGTACACGACGCGGCCGCACGTGGCGCCGCGGCACACCATCCGGATGCGGGTGGGGGAGCCGGTGCAGCTCGAGGACCTGGCCGCGCGCGAGCGGACCCCCGAGGTCGTCAACGAGGCGACCGACCGGATCCTCGCCGCGATCACCCACCAGCTCGAGCTCATCCGGGGTGAGTCGGCCCCGGTCGAGCGCTACGACATGCGTCTGCACGGTGATCGCTTCAAGAAGAAGGACGGTGGAAAGTGA
- a CDS encoding NAD(P)H-dependent glycerol-3-phosphate dehydrogenase has product MSGKVAVLGAGSWGTAFSIVLADAGNDVTIWARREEVATGINDTHENADYLSGIELPRTISATHDPQRAMEGADMVVLAVPSQSLRDNLPDFVPYLEPDAVLVSLMKGIELGTGKRMSEVIAEVGGIGPERVAVVSGPNLAREIARREPAASVVACADEDVAVRLQRRCHSPAFRPYSSVDVLGCELGGAYKNVVALCVGMAVGLGFGDNTTASLITRGLAETARLAMRMGANPLTLMGLAGLGDLVATCSSPLSRNRTFGERLGKGETVEEIYASTRQVAEGAKSCSSIRAVAEQAGIDAPIAQHVDDVVAGRLSTGEMMERFIARDTKAELG; this is encoded by the coding sequence GTGAGCGGAAAGGTCGCGGTGCTCGGCGCGGGCTCCTGGGGGACCGCGTTCTCGATCGTGCTCGCCGACGCGGGCAACGACGTGACGATCTGGGCCCGTCGCGAGGAGGTCGCGACCGGGATCAACGACACCCACGAGAACGCCGACTACCTCTCCGGAATCGAGCTGCCCCGCACGATCAGCGCCACCCACGACCCGCAACGGGCGATGGAGGGGGCCGACATGGTGGTCCTCGCCGTCCCCTCCCAGTCGCTGCGGGACAACCTGCCCGACTTCGTGCCCTACCTGGAGCCCGACGCGGTGCTGGTCTCACTGATGAAGGGCATCGAGCTCGGCACCGGCAAGCGGATGTCGGAGGTGATCGCGGAGGTCGGTGGCATCGGGCCCGAGCGCGTCGCCGTCGTCAGCGGTCCCAACCTGGCTCGCGAGATCGCCCGCCGGGAGCCCGCCGCATCGGTGGTGGCCTGTGCCGACGAGGACGTCGCGGTCCGGCTGCAGCGGCGCTGCCACTCCCCGGCCTTCCGTCCCTACTCCAGCGTCGACGTGCTCGGCTGCGAGCTCGGCGGCGCCTACAAGAACGTGGTGGCGCTCTGCGTCGGGATGGCCGTCGGACTCGGGTTCGGAGACAACACCACGGCCTCTCTGATCACCCGGGGCCTGGCCGAGACCGCGCGCCTGGCCATGCGGATGGGCGCCAACCCGCTCACCCTGATGGGACTCGCCGGCCTCGGCGACCTGGTCGCGACCTGCTCCTCGCCGCTGTCGCGCAACCGGACCTTCGGCGAACGGTTGGGCAAGGGCGAGACGGTCGAGGAGATCTACGCCTCGACCCGCCAGGTGGCCGAGGGGGCGAAGTCGTGCTCGTCGATCCGGGCGGTCGCCGAGCAGGCGGGGATCGACGCGCCGATCGCGCAGCACGTCGACGACGTCGTCGCAGGACGCCTGAGCACCGGCGAGATGATGGAGCGGTTCATCGCGCGCGACACCAAGGCCGAGCTGGGCTGA
- a CDS encoding trans-sulfuration enzyme family protein: MTDPTPHTARSVSPATERDHGLRPNTVAVTAGRPRHVPDQPLNTPITMASTYVAAGDLEYGRYGNPTWDAFEEALGALEGGRALTFGSGMAAASLLLDLVGDGGTVIAPRHAYQGSLVALGDAEMRGRLRSTLVDISDTDAVIAAMTEDEDTALLWIESPTNPALEVADIPRLAAAARELGVRVVVDNTFATPLLQKPLELGADIVLHSATKYIAGHSDVLLGALVTDDDEIYGALKARRDMVGNSAGPFEVWLALRGLRTLPVRLERAQQNAQELARRLADHPAIEEVRYPGMGAILAPVLASADHADLLVRSTALWVHATSLGGVESTFERRRRWKTEASTIPEGLVRMSVGIEDVEDLWADLAQALDQLPR; encoded by the coding sequence ATGACCGATCCGACGCCCCACACCGCCCGGTCCGTCTCCCCCGCGACCGAGCGCGATCACGGCCTGCGGCCCAACACCGTCGCGGTCACCGCCGGCCGTCCGCGCCACGTCCCGGACCAGCCGCTGAACACCCCGATCACGATGGCGTCGACGTACGTGGCCGCCGGAGACCTGGAGTACGGGCGCTACGGCAACCCGACCTGGGACGCCTTCGAGGAGGCGCTGGGCGCGCTCGAGGGTGGCCGGGCGCTGACCTTCGGCTCGGGCATGGCGGCCGCCAGCCTGCTGCTCGACCTGGTCGGCGACGGCGGCACCGTGATCGCGCCGCGCCACGCCTACCAGGGCTCCCTGGTGGCGCTCGGGGACGCCGAGATGCGCGGCCGGCTCCGTTCGACGCTGGTCGACATCTCCGACACCGACGCGGTGATCGCCGCGATGACCGAGGACGAGGACACCGCGTTGCTGTGGATCGAGTCCCCCACCAACCCCGCGCTCGAGGTCGCCGACATCCCCCGCCTCGCCGCGGCGGCCCGTGAGCTCGGCGTACGGGTGGTCGTGGACAACACCTTCGCGACACCGCTGCTCCAGAAGCCGCTCGAGCTCGGCGCGGACATCGTGCTGCACTCGGCGACGAAGTACATCGCCGGGCACAGCGACGTCCTGCTCGGCGCGCTGGTCACCGACGACGATGAGATCTACGGCGCTCTCAAGGCACGTCGGGACATGGTCGGCAACTCGGCCGGCCCGTTCGAGGTGTGGCTCGCGCTGCGCGGGCTGCGCACGCTGCCGGTGCGACTGGAGCGTGCTCAGCAGAACGCGCAGGAGCTCGCCCGCCGGCTCGCCGATCACCCGGCGATCGAGGAGGTCCGCTACCCCGGGATGGGGGCGATCCTGGCCCCGGTGCTGGCCTCCGCCGACCATGCCGACCTGCTGGTGCGCAGCACGGCGCTGTGGGTCCACGCCACCTCACTCGGTGGCGTCGAGTCGACCTTCGAGCGCAGGCGGCGGTGGAAGACCGAGGCCTCGACCATCCCCGAGGGCCTGGTGCGGATGTCGGTCGGGATCGAGGACGTCGAGGACCTCTGGGCGGACCTGGCGCAGGCGCTGGACCAGCTGCCGCGCTGA